In one window of Bemisia tabaci chromosome 6, PGI_BMITA_v3 DNA:
- the LOC109041644 gene encoding uncharacterized protein isoform X1, translating into MSQDSAEVTCSKKLLSEVLDALNDCTVLKDCDTHDAKVISEYKNFKPARSLELLIERFSSGGQAPSPTTFIDDMKTLIYWSKTVEELKKNIEQLNQEYSKKPFIYWLSTLIWETKREKRNRKNIKRHLTVLKKVRPLEKKYNIKTSGTATEVITYSRLRFLFPNLLGLTSNGTYGENNFIPQMFGAPEFGGLIPSKDFRGKHAIISLHLYCLGLLDPKTALYLHHLFLRKRIDEGLLSDKRRFNFLLAQGILQPDGDMTGKFRIVHETRCRLYGHIDAEIAEVEKINGFSLAQNHQEQHVFASATAPDGPEKTAHEYWESWRANLPSESLRANLPSFTVLNKIDWVE; encoded by the exons ATGTCTCAAGACTCAGCAGAAGTAACCTGCTCCAAGAAATTGCTATCTGAAGTCTTGGATGCTCTTAACGACTGCACTGTGCTTAAGGATTGCGATACGCATGATGCAAAAGTGATTTCTgagtacaaaaatttcaagcctgcGAGGAGCTTGGAATTGCTGATCGAACGATTTTCTTCCGGAGGGCAAGCTCCGTCACCAACAACTTTCATTGACGATATGAAAACCTTGATTTATTGGAGTAAGACTGtcgaagaattgaaaaaaaatattgagcagTTAAATCAAGAGTATAGTAAAAAACCCTTCATTTATTGGCTTAGCACATTGATATGGGAGACAAAACGTGAAAAGAGGaatcgaaagaacataaaacgACATTTGACGGTTCTAAAAAAGGTCCGTCCTCTTGAGAAGAAATATAATATTAAAACATCAGGCACTGCAACCGAGGTTATAACCTATTCGCGGCTGCGATTTTTATTTCCTAATTTATTAGGCTTAACGTCGAATGGAACTTACGGTGAAAACAATTTCATTCCCCAAATGTTTGGCGCCCCTGAATTCGGGGGGTTGATACCGTCTAAAGATTTCAGAGGCAAACATGCAATTATTTCCCTGCACCTCTACTGCTTGGGACTCTTGGATCCGAAAACCGCTCTTTACCTTCACCATCTATTCTTGAGGAAGCGAATTGACGAGGGATTACTTTCGGACAAGAGAAGGTTCAATTTTCTTTTGGCGCAAGGAATATTACAGCCGGATGGTGATATGACCGGAAAATTTCGGATTGTACACGAGACCAGGTGCAGACTCTACGGTCACATCGATGCTGAAATCGCTGAG gttgaaaaaataaatggatttAGTTTAGCTCAAAACCATCAAGAACAGCACGTGTTTGCTTCAGCCACAGCGCCAGACGGGCCCGAAAAAACGGCCCATGAGTACTGGGAGTCCTGGCGTGCCAACTTACCATCCGAGTCCTTGCGAGCCAACTTACCATCCTTCACGGTATTGAACAAGATTGACTGGGTCGAGTGA